The following nucleotide sequence is from Nesterenkonia xinjiangensis.
TGCGCACCACCCCCAGCTGCCCCAGACTCGACCAGGCCCGGCTCACCGTCGCCGTCGAGAGTGCCGTCTCCTCGGCGACCTCGACGATGGTCGGCATCCGCGATCCCTCGGGGATGTCACCGGTCCGCACGGCGCTCAGCACGGCGTCGGCCAGGGCCTGCCCGTCGTGGAGCGGACCCCGGGCGTTCAGGGCGGCGATGATCTGGTATTTATCATTCATGAGATAACTCCATCGTTTTGAAACATTACCCCCTCTAAGCTCGTCCTAAACATGATCGAGGCCGTGCATCCCACGGCCAAGGACGACGAGGGGGGACAGGTCCGTGGCATCAGTGGGCGGTAGGCCGGCGGCGGAGAATTCCACAGCCCGGGCGGCTGAGGAGCAGAAGACCCGTGAGGGCACACTGTGGGGAGGCCGGTTCAAGACTCCGCCGGCCCCCGCGCTGACCGCCATCTCCGCCGCTCCGGACCACTACTTCCGGCTGGTTCCCCAGGACCTGGCCGGGTCCCGCGCCCACTGCCGCGAGCTCGCCAGGGTGGGCCTGATCAGCGCGGCCGAGGAGAGCGAGATCCTCGCCGCACTGGATGGCATCGAGGAGGACTGGCGGGCCGGACGCCTCCAGCGGGACCCCTCCAGCGAGGACGTCCACGGTTTTCTGGAGAACGAGCTCATCGCCCGCTGCGGGCCCGCCGGGGGCAAGCTGCGCGCCGGCCGCTCCCGGAACGACCAGACGGCCAACGACCTCAAGCTCTTCCTGCGCGAGGAGGCCCGGCGCATCCACGCCGGGTGCCGCGGCCTCGTCGAGGCGCTGCTGGAGCAGTCCGAGCAGACCGCCCACGCCGTCTGCCCCGGGATGACCCACCTGCAGATCGCCCAGCCGATCGTCTTCGGTCACCAGCTGATGTCCCATGCTCAAGTGCTGGCCCGGGACCTGCACCGGCTGACCGACTGGGACGCCCGCCACGCCGTCTCCCCCCTGGGAGCGGCAGCTTTGGCCGGCTCCGGGGTGACCTCCCACCCCGAACTCATGGCCGAAGACCTTGGCTACTCCTCCAGCTACGAGAACTCCATCGACGCTGTGGCCAACCGCGACCACGTGGGGGAGTTCCTCTCCGTGC
It contains:
- the argH gene encoding argininosuccinate lyase is translated as MASVGGRPAAENSTARAAEEQKTREGTLWGGRFKTPPAPALTAISAAPDHYFRLVPQDLAGSRAHCRELARVGLISAAEESEILAALDGIEEDWRAGRLQRDPSSEDVHGFLENELIARCGPAGGKLRAGRSRNDQTANDLKLFLREEARRIHAGCRGLVEALLEQSEQTAHAVCPGMTHLQIAQPIVFGHQLMSHAQVLARDLHRLTDWDARHAVSPLGAAALAGSGVTSHPELMAEDLGYSSSYENSIDAVANRDHVGEFLSVLAQMMISVSRLAEEQIMWASAQFRWITLHDSYATGSSIMPQKKNPDIAELARGKAGTMLGIATGFTAVQKSLPTAYNRDMAEDKAAVLQAVDLVNLVLPAMAGAVRSMIVHPETMRAQAAAGFSLATEVADALAARDVPFREAHEIVGDLVQLCEETGRDLGGLSAEELAGVDPRLDDEILAAADLDRALAARDSRGSTKPERVLEQIARLRARLAGDGALQLA